One window of Saccharopolyspora phatthalungensis genomic DNA carries:
- a CDS encoding NAD(P)-dependent alcohol dehydrogenase, with translation MTTAAVVWTHEAAQDAMFSLEEVELDELRPDEVRVRLVATGVCHTDLSAASGVIPCPVPGVLGHEGAGVVEEIGSRVTTVSPGDHVLLTFTSCGQCPACRGGHPAHCRDHLRLNLLSGRRADGSATVRHRGRELSAHFFGQSSFAREALVDERSVVVLPPATTADELAVLAPLGCGLQTGAGAVLNVLRPRAGSTIAITGAGAVGLAAVMAARLTPATEVIAVDRVGSRLDLARRIGATEVVDTSRTGLTEALLELTGQRGLDLAVETTGNVTVLEQLIDSLAIGGECAVIGAPRAGSRASFDVNRLLPGRSVRGVTMGDSEPRSFIPLVVDAYRRGDFPIDQLQRRYAFEEINQAAADAASGGTVKPVLLF, from the coding sequence GTGACCACAGCAGCGGTCGTCTGGACCCATGAAGCCGCTCAAGATGCCATGTTCAGCCTCGAAGAGGTCGAGCTCGACGAGCTACGCCCGGACGAAGTCCGCGTCCGGCTTGTCGCGACTGGCGTATGCCATACGGATCTCAGCGCCGCCTCGGGCGTGATCCCGTGCCCCGTGCCCGGTGTGCTGGGCCACGAGGGCGCGGGGGTTGTGGAAGAGATCGGCAGCCGCGTCACGACCGTCTCCCCGGGTGATCACGTCCTGCTGACCTTTACCTCCTGCGGCCAATGCCCGGCGTGCCGGGGCGGTCATCCCGCCCATTGCCGGGATCACCTGCGCCTGAACCTGCTGAGCGGGCGCCGTGCGGACGGCAGCGCGACGGTCCGTCACCGCGGCCGCGAGCTAAGCGCGCATTTCTTCGGCCAGTCCTCGTTCGCCCGCGAAGCGCTGGTCGACGAGCGCAGCGTGGTCGTGCTGCCGCCCGCCACCACGGCCGATGAGCTCGCGGTACTGGCACCGCTGGGCTGCGGCCTGCAGACTGGCGCCGGCGCGGTGCTGAACGTCTTGCGCCCCAGAGCGGGCAGCACGATCGCCATTACCGGAGCCGGCGCGGTCGGGCTCGCGGCGGTCATGGCGGCACGGCTGACTCCGGCGACCGAAGTCATCGCGGTGGACCGGGTCGGCTCCCGGCTCGATCTCGCGCGCCGAATCGGCGCGACGGAGGTCGTGGACACGTCCCGCACCGGGCTGACCGAGGCCCTGCTCGAGCTGACTGGGCAGCGCGGACTCGACCTGGCGGTAGAGACGACCGGCAACGTGACCGTGCTGGAGCAGTTGATCGACTCGCTTGCGATCGGCGGCGAATGCGCCGTGATCGGCGCGCCCCGGGCCGGTTCGCGCGCCTCGTTCGACGTCAACCGGCTGCTGCCGGGCCGTTCCGTGCGGGGCGTCACCATGGGCGACAGCGAGCCGCGCTCATTTATCCCGCTGGTGGTTGACGCCTATCGTCGCGGCGACTTCCCGATCGACCAGCTGCAGCGGCGATATGCCTTTGAAGAGATCAATCAGGCCGCCGCGGACGCGGCCAGTGGCGGCACTGTCAAGCCGGTACTGCTGTTTTGA
- a CDS encoding VOC family protein, whose amino-acid sequence MSTPQRLVLAEPPAAGLLRHTATSHIGFTVPDVPAAVDFYGAVLGLAVHDELPDGGARLGWGSGHHVLDLRTGGPALDHVGFEVRDEGGLEALEKRLRDAGYPVHDLSDSYLDEAVGEATGLSTADPNGNTVHFHGPVRREGESSADTGRRPIKYQHVTLATDDLPGMVSFYVGVAGFRISDQLSDGRFAWLRSNRDHHTLAIVETGRPGLDHYSYDLAEWADFKAWCDRLTDLEVDVTWGPGRHGPGNNLFVFFDDPAGQHIELSAEMEKFHDDRVEYAPRRWDPVPRSVNLWGGQLAKWRHTSEEH is encoded by the coding sequence ATGAGCACGCCTCAACGACTCGTCCTGGCCGAGCCACCGGCAGCCGGGCTACTGCGGCACACGGCGACCTCGCATATCGGCTTCACCGTTCCCGACGTACCCGCCGCCGTCGACTTCTACGGGGCTGTCCTCGGCCTCGCGGTTCATGACGAGCTCCCGGACGGCGGGGCCCGCCTCGGCTGGGGCAGCGGTCACCACGTCCTCGACCTGCGAACTGGCGGGCCCGCTCTCGACCATGTCGGTTTCGAAGTCCGCGATGAGGGTGGCCTGGAAGCACTGGAAAAGCGCTTGCGTGACGCCGGCTACCCGGTGCACGACCTGAGCGATTCCTATTTGGACGAAGCGGTCGGCGAGGCCACCGGCCTCAGCACCGCCGACCCGAATGGCAACACGGTGCACTTCCACGGCCCGGTCCGCCGCGAGGGCGAGTCCTCGGCCGACACCGGCCGCCGCCCGATCAAGTACCAGCACGTGACGCTCGCGACCGACGACCTGCCCGGCATGGTCTCCTTCTACGTCGGGGTGGCTGGGTTCCGGATCTCCGACCAGCTCTCCGACGGCCGATTCGCCTGGCTGCGCAGCAATCGGGACCACCACACGCTAGCGATCGTGGAGACCGGACGGCCGGGCCTCGATCACTACTCGTACGACCTGGCCGAGTGGGCCGACTTCAAAGCCTGGTGCGACCGGCTCACCGACCTAGAGGTCGACGTTACCTGGGGCCCGGGCCGGCATGGTCCCGGCAACAATCTGTTCGTGTTCTTCGACGACCCGGCCGGCCAGCACATCGAGCTGTCGGCGGAGATGGAGAAGTTCCACGACGACCGCGTCGAGTACGCCCCGCGCCGCTGGGACCCCGTCCCCCGCAGCGTGAATCTCTGGGGCGGGCAGCTGGCGAAATGGCGGCACACCTCGGAGGAGCACTGA
- a CDS encoding aldehyde dehydrogenase family protein — MAQQEFAGIDAAELTEYTRRRQWPLLLAGALKPAGSGRVYENVSPVTGEVIAEVPDADGDDVHAAVQAGTAAFPAWAATSVSERVAIVRKIAARLREHAAELGALDTLDGGNIIRLSTADVMAGAAMLDYFADLGQALKGETSPLSPHAVHYTTPQPIGVVARIIPYNHPIMFAAGKIAAPLIAGNCVVLKPPHQTPLSALRLGELTVDLLPPGVLSILPGAGPATGEAIVRHPQIRRVAFIGSAATGLAIQRAAAETSVKHVTLELGGKNALVAFADADPVRVAAAAVRGMNFSWSGQSCGSTSRLVVHEDIREQTVAEIMRLIDGLSLGSPFDERTDVGALVSEQQFAKAMSYVDTAREEGARLVTGGEAFHPQGWDRALIVRPTVFTEVDTAMRIAQEEVFGPVLSVLSFHDEAEAVRIANSTEYGLTAAVWTNDLRRAHRVAAALEAGYVWINDSSRHFVGAPFGGVKSSGLGREECVEELLSFTETKAVHLSYQD; from the coding sequence GTGGCTCAACAGGAATTCGCCGGTATCGACGCAGCGGAACTCACCGAATACACCCGCCGACGGCAGTGGCCGCTACTGCTCGCCGGCGCGCTCAAGCCCGCCGGCTCCGGCCGGGTCTACGAAAACGTCTCACCCGTGACCGGCGAGGTGATCGCCGAAGTCCCGGACGCCGACGGCGATGACGTCCATGCGGCGGTCCAAGCCGGTACCGCGGCATTCCCCGCCTGGGCCGCGACGAGCGTCTCGGAACGGGTGGCGATCGTGCGGAAAATCGCGGCCCGGCTACGCGAACACGCCGCCGAGCTCGGCGCGCTCGACACCCTGGACGGCGGCAACATCATCCGCCTGTCCACCGCCGACGTCATGGCGGGCGCGGCCATGCTCGACTACTTCGCCGACCTGGGACAGGCGCTGAAGGGCGAAACGAGCCCGCTCTCCCCGCACGCCGTGCACTACACGACGCCGCAGCCGATCGGCGTGGTCGCCCGGATCATCCCCTACAACCACCCGATCATGTTCGCCGCGGGCAAGATCGCAGCGCCACTGATCGCAGGCAACTGCGTGGTCCTCAAACCACCACACCAGACTCCACTGTCGGCGCTGCGGCTAGGCGAGCTGACCGTGGACCTGCTGCCACCCGGCGTCCTGTCCATCCTGCCCGGTGCCGGTCCCGCTACGGGCGAGGCGATCGTGCGGCACCCGCAGATCCGGCGCGTTGCATTCATCGGCAGTGCGGCGACCGGCCTGGCGATCCAGCGGGCCGCCGCCGAGACCTCGGTCAAGCACGTGACGCTGGAGTTGGGCGGCAAGAACGCCCTCGTCGCATTCGCCGATGCCGACCCCGTGCGAGTCGCCGCGGCCGCGGTGCGAGGGATGAACTTCTCCTGGTCCGGCCAATCGTGCGGATCAACGAGCAGGCTCGTCGTGCACGAGGACATCCGCGAGCAGACGGTAGCCGAGATCATGCGGCTGATCGACGGACTGAGCCTCGGGTCCCCTTTCGACGAGCGCACCGATGTGGGCGCGCTGGTGTCGGAACAACAGTTCGCCAAGGCCATGTCCTATGTGGACACCGCACGGGAGGAGGGGGCTCGGCTTGTCACCGGGGGCGAGGCCTTCCACCCGCAGGGATGGGACCGTGCGCTCATCGTGCGGCCGACCGTGTTCACCGAGGTCGACACGGCAATGCGGATCGCCCAGGAGGAGGTCTTCGGGCCGGTGTTGTCCGTGCTGTCGTTCCACGACGAGGCCGAGGCGGTGCGGATCGCCAACTCCACGGAATACGGCCTGACCGCGGCGGTGTGGACGAACGACCTGCGCCGGGCGCACCGAGTGGCCGCTGCGCTGGAAGCGGGCTACGTCTGGATCAACGACTCCTCTCGTCACTTCGTCGGCGCGCCGTTTGGTGGTGTGAAGTCCTCCGGGCTGGGCCGTGAGGAATGTGTCGAAGAGCTACTCAGCTTCACCGAGACCAAAGCGGTACATCTGTCCTATCAGGACTGA
- a CDS encoding fumarylacetoacetate hydrolase family protein, which produces MAYATFEYQGRRQVGRVDGGTLVPLAGLTELGRDTSTASLARAHELTGEAVPLREVRLLPVVPNPDKIICVGLNYHSHVGETHRELPSYPVLFTKFASSLIGAGDDILLPPESGQTDYEGELAVVIGQPGRRISRDAAPAHILGYTVANDVTMRDFQYKTHQWLQGKAWDRATPLGPCLVPPAEVDLASAGIRTILRGEKVQSADLSQLIFDIPTLIATVSEFTTLLPGDIILTGTPGGVGYRREPQVFLAPGDEITVEIDGVGTLTNRVRAE; this is translated from the coding sequence ATGGCATACGCAACGTTCGAATACCAGGGCCGGCGGCAGGTCGGCCGGGTCGACGGCGGCACGCTCGTGCCGCTGGCCGGGCTCACCGAGCTCGGCCGCGACACCAGCACCGCGTCCCTGGCACGTGCCCATGAACTGACCGGCGAAGCCGTCCCGCTACGCGAAGTCCGGCTCCTGCCCGTGGTGCCGAACCCCGACAAGATCATTTGCGTGGGACTGAACTACCACTCCCACGTCGGGGAGACGCACCGGGAGCTACCGAGTTACCCGGTCCTGTTCACCAAGTTCGCGTCGAGCCTTATCGGTGCCGGCGACGACATCCTGCTTCCGCCCGAGTCCGGTCAGACCGACTACGAGGGTGAGCTCGCGGTCGTGATCGGGCAGCCGGGGCGCCGCATCTCACGCGACGCGGCGCCGGCACACATCCTCGGCTACACCGTGGCCAACGACGTGACCATGCGCGACTTCCAATACAAAACGCACCAGTGGTTGCAAGGCAAAGCGTGGGACCGGGCCACACCCCTCGGTCCCTGTCTGGTCCCACCAGCCGAAGTCGACCTGGCCTCCGCTGGCATACGCACGATCCTGCGTGGGGAAAAAGTACAGTCCGCTGACCTCAGCCAACTGATTTTCGACATTCCCACCCTCATCGCCACCGTCTCCGAGTTCACCACGCTCCTGCCGGGTGACATCATCTTGACCGGCACGCCAGGCGGAGTCGGATACCGGAGAGAGCCTCAGGTCTTTCTCGCACCTGGAGACGAGATCACCGTAGAAATCGACGGAGTGGGCACGCTGACCAACCGCGTACGAGCCGAGTAA
- a CDS encoding aldehyde dehydrogenase family protein codes for MDSDFLPLFIAGSSARAWHGRTFPSTSPVTGERLASVAAASPQDAERAVDGAARAFSSWSATSYAHRRSVLLKAAEELENHADEHIAAMALETGAVHAWGSMNVAEAAATLREAAGMTSKAAGVLLPSADPASTNLSLRCPAGVVVAMIPWNAPLVLAARASAIALAAGNTVIFRPSEQAPFAAGHLLARALVRAGVPAGAVSVLSCTPEDSPALLDTLLSRHEVRRLVFIGSTPAGRAIAAATGAHLKPSVLELGGKNATLVLPDADLDEAAAAITTAAFANAGQVCMSTDQVLVPAATHDELAERIAARAKAIEVGDPRQPGTEIGPLISAAAASRFRELVSDALATGGRLLAGGPDTDGLLAEPTVLTGVGGQARLVTEEAFAPVVTLHAVRDEDALVAEANRGEFGLIAAVLSADTTHALQVARRLRAGAVHVNGPSVGDEPHVPFGGLGLSGTGRLGGAESWQFFTEQRTFYLHGESLL; via the coding sequence GTGGACAGTGATTTTCTTCCCCTCTTCATCGCCGGCTCCTCGGCACGCGCTTGGCATGGCCGTACCTTTCCCTCAACGTCGCCGGTGACCGGTGAGCGGCTGGCTTCGGTAGCAGCCGCGAGCCCGCAGGACGCCGAGCGCGCTGTTGACGGCGCGGCGCGGGCGTTCTCCTCGTGGTCGGCGACGAGTTACGCGCACCGCAGGTCGGTGCTGCTGAAAGCGGCTGAGGAACTGGAGAATCACGCGGATGAGCACATCGCCGCGATGGCCCTCGAGACAGGGGCGGTCCATGCCTGGGGCTCGATGAACGTGGCCGAGGCAGCCGCGACGCTGCGGGAAGCCGCGGGGATGACGAGCAAGGCGGCTGGCGTGCTGCTCCCGTCCGCCGATCCGGCCAGCACCAATCTCAGCCTGCGCTGCCCCGCCGGTGTCGTGGTGGCGATGATCCCGTGGAACGCCCCACTCGTCCTTGCGGCGCGGGCGAGCGCCATCGCCTTGGCCGCCGGCAACACAGTGATCTTCCGCCCGAGTGAGCAGGCCCCGTTCGCCGCAGGCCACCTGCTCGCCCGGGCTCTCGTACGGGCGGGCGTACCCGCCGGCGCGGTCAGCGTGCTCTCCTGCACGCCAGAGGACAGCCCGGCACTGCTGGACACGCTGCTGTCCCGGCACGAGGTCAGGCGGCTGGTGTTCATCGGCTCGACGCCTGCCGGCCGGGCGATCGCGGCCGCAACGGGAGCGCATCTGAAGCCTTCCGTCCTGGAACTGGGCGGGAAGAACGCCACTCTCGTCCTGCCGGACGCTGACCTCGACGAAGCCGCCGCCGCGATCACAACGGCGGCGTTCGCCAATGCCGGCCAGGTATGCATGAGCACCGACCAGGTTCTCGTGCCGGCCGCGACCCACGACGAGCTCGCCGAGCGGATCGCCGCGCGCGCGAAGGCGATCGAGGTCGGGGACCCTCGGCAGCCCGGCACCGAAATCGGCCCGCTCATCAGCGCGGCGGCGGCCAGCCGCTTCAGAGAGCTGGTCTCCGACGCGCTCGCAACGGGCGGGCGGTTGCTGGCCGGCGGGCCGGACACCGACGGGCTCCTGGCTGAGCCGACGGTGTTGACCGGGGTTGGCGGACAGGCTCGCCTAGTGACCGAGGAGGCCTTCGCCCCGGTCGTGACCCTGCACGCGGTCCGCGATGAGGATGCCCTGGTAGCCGAGGCCAACAGGGGCGAGTTCGGCCTGATCGCCGCCGTCCTGTCCGCTGACACCACGCATGCGCTCCAGGTCGCCCGCCGGCTGCGGGCAGGCGCGGTCCACGTCAACGGCCCGTCAGTGGGAGACGAGCCGCATGTCCCCTTTGGCGGGCTTGGCCTCTCCGGGACGGGACGGCTTGGCGGTGCGGAGTCCTGGCAGTTCTTCACTGAGCAGCGCACTTTCTATCTACACGGCGAGTCGCTGCTGTAG
- a CDS encoding bifunctional 3-(3-hydroxy-phenyl)propionate/3-hydroxycinnamic acid hydroxylase: MVRSRSSADPWAQPVEVAVVGAGPVGMTAAALLAARGVKVALVERNAATSEEPKAISIDDEALRIYQSAGVAERLVRIVVPGTGTRYYSASGEPVFHARSATPFHLGHPFKNPFAQPDLERELHAHLAAQPDVAIRMATTLTGITQHDDEVELRCEANADGPVRLRARYVLGCDGGRSTVRELLGIGMTGRSYEDVWLVADVLEDPHDERYGMHHGDPRRPHVIVPGLGGRCRYEFLLHPGECLAGVRPPFELVRALLAPYRPLNPEQVERAVTYRFNAVVANRWRDGRVFLLGDAAHMMPPFAGQGLNSGIRDAANLCWKIADRLEGRLAESALDTYEAERRPHAEATVRLSTRLGRIVMTTDPRFARRRDRLVKQALRTDVGREFFEHMRYRPEHRYATGLLLPDSRYPVGVPIAQPRAFDNAQRKVRMLDEIIGSGWTLAGVGVDATHFEHAWSLTEWLDPVRVDVTVSERMASNTTGPPTLIDVDGGLDATFAPYQGTFVLLRPDRFVAAAWRPGETPDLAGPLRRAHSAEPAALAG; encoded by the coding sequence ATGGTGCGAAGCCGAAGTTCTGCAGACCCCTGGGCACAGCCAGTCGAGGTCGCCGTGGTCGGCGCGGGCCCCGTGGGGATGACCGCTGCCGCCCTGCTGGCCGCACGCGGCGTGAAGGTGGCGCTGGTGGAACGCAACGCTGCAACGAGTGAGGAACCCAAGGCGATCAGCATCGACGACGAGGCGTTGCGGATCTATCAGTCCGCGGGCGTGGCCGAGCGGCTGGTACGGATCGTCGTGCCCGGAACCGGGACGCGGTACTACTCCGCATCCGGCGAGCCGGTCTTCCACGCGCGGTCGGCGACGCCGTTTCATCTGGGACATCCCTTCAAGAACCCCTTTGCCCAGCCGGACCTGGAACGCGAACTCCACGCACACCTGGCCGCGCAACCGGACGTGGCGATCCGGATGGCGACGACGCTGACCGGCATCACCCAGCACGACGATGAAGTCGAGCTGCGCTGCGAAGCCAATGCTGACGGGCCGGTCCGGCTCAGGGCGCGCTACGTGCTCGGCTGCGACGGCGGACGATCCACGGTGCGCGAACTGCTCGGTATCGGGATGACCGGGCGCAGCTATGAGGATGTGTGGCTCGTCGCCGACGTCTTGGAGGACCCGCACGACGAGCGGTACGGCATGCACCACGGCGATCCACGCCGGCCGCATGTGATCGTGCCCGGCCTAGGCGGGCGCTGCCGATACGAGTTTCTGCTGCACCCGGGCGAGTGCCTGGCCGGCGTGCGTCCGCCGTTCGAGCTTGTGCGGGCGCTGCTGGCGCCATACCGCCCGCTGAATCCGGAGCAGGTGGAACGGGCCGTTACCTACCGGTTCAACGCCGTGGTCGCGAACCGGTGGCGCGACGGCCGGGTCTTCCTGCTCGGCGACGCGGCCCACATGATGCCGCCCTTCGCCGGGCAGGGGCTCAACTCCGGCATCCGCGACGCGGCCAACCTCTGCTGGAAGATCGCCGACAGGCTCGAAGGCCGGCTTGCGGAGTCTGCTTTGGACACCTACGAGGCGGAACGACGGCCGCACGCCGAAGCGACAGTTCGATTGTCTACCCGGCTGGGCCGGATCGTGATGACAACCGATCCCCGCTTCGCCCGGCGCCGCGACCGGCTCGTCAAGCAGGCGCTGCGCACCGACGTCGGCCGCGAGTTCTTCGAGCACATGCGATACCGCCCGGAACACCGCTACGCCACGGGCTTGCTCCTGCCGGACTCCCGGTACCCGGTGGGCGTGCCGATCGCCCAGCCGCGTGCCTTCGACAACGCCCAGCGGAAGGTGCGAATGCTGGACGAGATCATCGGCAGCGGCTGGACGCTGGCCGGCGTCGGGGTCGACGCGACGCACTTTGAGCATGCCTGGTCGCTGACCGAGTGGCTCGATCCGGTTCGCGTTGACGTCACCGTGAGCGAGCGGATGGCGTCGAACACCACCGGCCCGCCCACGTTAATCGATGTCGATGGCGGGCTGGACGCCACCTTCGCCCCGTACCAGGGCACTTTCGTGCTGCTGCGGCCCGACCGTTTCGTCGCCGCCGCCTGGCGGCCCGGTGAGACGCCAGACCTCGCCGGGCCGCTGCGCCGAGCACATTCCGCCGAACCGGCCGCACTAGCCGGCTGA
- a CDS encoding SDR family NAD(P)-dependent oxidoreductase: MNTENKTVLVTGSGQGIGRVLALGLAERGWRVIVADLDGQRAESVAAKAGGEAVTVDISSAESCREAAHLLQHEDVVLDGLVNNAALFSTLTMKPFWEIDEQEWDRVLRVNLTGTWQITTALLPLLRRSAAASIVNIAASAVWIGRSNYAHYVASKAGVIGLTYVMSRELADDGIRANALTPGSVRTEIPRHTITPEQVRAQVNAQNVQRPGTPEDLLGAVAFLLGPDSGFVSGQTLNVDGGLTVR; the protein is encoded by the coding sequence ATGAACACGGAGAACAAAACGGTTCTGGTGACCGGTTCGGGGCAGGGCATCGGGCGGGTACTCGCACTCGGTCTGGCCGAGCGTGGCTGGCGGGTCATCGTCGCCGACCTCGACGGGCAGCGTGCCGAAAGCGTGGCCGCCAAGGCAGGGGGCGAGGCCGTCACGGTCGACATCTCATCGGCCGAGTCCTGCCGGGAGGCGGCGCACCTGCTCCAGCACGAGGACGTCGTGCTGGACGGTCTGGTGAACAACGCGGCGTTGTTCTCCACACTGACGATGAAACCGTTCTGGGAGATCGACGAGCAGGAGTGGGACCGCGTTTTGCGGGTTAACCTCACCGGCACGTGGCAGATCACCACCGCGCTCCTGCCGCTGCTGCGCCGCTCCGCGGCGGCGTCGATTGTGAACATCGCGGCGAGCGCCGTGTGGATCGGCAGGTCAAACTACGCCCACTATGTGGCGTCCAAGGCGGGCGTGATCGGCCTGACCTACGTGATGTCGCGCGAGCTCGCTGACGACGGGATACGGGCCAACGCTCTCACACCCGGTTCGGTGCGCACCGAGATCCCGCGGCACACCATCACCCCCGAACAAGTTCGGGCCCAGGTCAACGCCCAGAACGTGCAGCGCCCCGGGACGCCTGAGGATCTGCTGGGAGCCGTCGCGTTCCTGCTCGGCCCGGACAGCGGCTTCGTATCGGGACAGACCCTCAACGTCGACGGCGGCCTCACCGTCCGCTGA